The following proteins are co-located in the Macadamia integrifolia cultivar HAES 741 chromosome 3, SCU_Mint_v3, whole genome shotgun sequence genome:
- the LOC122073869 gene encoding E3 ubiquitin-protein ligase UPL2-like isoform X1: MATLRSSLPLRLRHLLTGEGAVGPSLKLESEPPPKVKAFIDKVIKSPLNDIEIPLSGFRWEYNKGNFHHWRPLFLHFDTYFKTYISCRKDLLLSDNISEDANFPKQAVLQILRVMQIILENCHNKSSFDGLEHFKLLLMSTDPEILIATLETLAALVKINPSKLHVSGKLIGCGAVNSCLLSLAQGWGSKEEGLGLFSCVMANERNPDEGLSLFPSDVKNEYDKSHYRLGSTLYFEFHGVDSRNVEGSSSRTIPSNLHVVHIPDLHLRTGDDLSLLKHCIEQYDVPQDHRFSLLTRIRYARAFCSPKTCRLYIRICLLAFIVLVQSSDAHDELVSFFSNEPEYTNELIRIVRSEESIPGSIRTLAMLALSAQLAAYSSSHERARVLSGSSIISAGGNRMILLNVLQKAVLALNGSSDPSSLSFVEALLQFYLLHVISSSSSGSAIRGSGMVPTLLPLLQDVNSAHMHLVCFAIKTLQKLMDYSNVAVTLFKDLGGVEVLAQRLQTEVHRVIGLAGADDNSMVIGDQSRYDDDQLYSQKRLIKALLKALGSATYAPANSSRPQNTHDNSLPASLSLIFGNVEKFGGDIYFSAVTVMSEIIHKDPTCFSSLHELGLPDAFLSSVVAGILPSSKAISCVPSGLGAICLNAKGLEAVKETTALRFLVDIFTCRKYVVAMNEGVVPLANGVEELLRHVSSLRSTGVDIIIEIIDKLASMGDDACLGSSGKVDISTAMETDSEDREQEGRGCMVSAMDVAADGISNERLVQLCIFHVMVLVHRLMESSETSRLFVEKKGIEALMKLLLRPSIAQSSEGMSVALHSTIVFKGFNQHHSAVLASAFCSSLRDHLKKTLDGFSSVTGSFLLDPRITPDKGIFSSLFVVEFLLFLAASKDNRWVTALLTEFGNGSKDVLEDIGRMHREVLWQVALLENAKLDLEDKGSGSSSSSSSEPPKSNTNTGEAEEQRFNSFRQFLDPLLRRRMSGWSVESQFFDLISLYRDLGRAAGVQQRLLLDGPSNPRLGSSQQLHRSGSSDVSGTISSMEGDTQRTYYSSCCDMMRSLAFHISHLFLELGKVMLLPSRRRDDSLNVSPAAKSVVSTFASVILDHLNFGGHADPSGPAASISSKCRYLGKVVEFIDSILLERPDSCNPILLNCFYGHEVVQTVLTTFEATSQLLFAVNRVPASPMDTDDGSLKQGEKEETDYSWIYGPLASYGTLMDHLVTSSFIISPFTKHMLAQPLTNGNVPFPRDAEAFVKVLQSMVLKAVLPIWTHPQFTECSFEFITTIISIMRHIYSGVEVKNIINTGARMAGPPPNESTISTIVEMGFSRSRAEEALRQVGTNSVEMAMEWLFSHPEEAPEDDELARALAMSLGNSGTSQKDDVDGNASNVAQEEEMVQLPPIDDLLATCTRLLQMKEPLAFPVRDLLVMLCSQHDGQYRSKVISFVIEHVKLCSTILDSGNSAMLSALFHVLALVLHEDTAAREAASQNGLVKIVSDLLAQWDLCMFVGHKVLVPKWVTTAFLALDRLLQVDPKLNSDISEQLKKDDDVSSLEAAVTIDGDKQNNLQATLGSPLRYIDEHDQKRLIEIACRCIRNRLPSETMHVVLQLCATLTRTHSVAVAFLDAGGLPSLLSLPTTSLFSGFDNVAATIVRHILEDPQTLQQAMESEIRHSLVAATNRHSNGRLTPRNFLINLASVISRDPVVFMQAAQSVCQVEMVGERPYIILLKDREKDKSKEKEKEKASEKDKQQLADGKTSLGDASLMTPVNVQGKLLDSSSKSIRVHRKSPQSFISVIELLLHSVITYVPTQKDDGVVDGPSIVDMDIDDAVNKSKGKAVATLSEENKTNNQEESASLAKTVFFLKLLTEILLTYASSVHILLRRDAEVSSYRLPNQRGISGNYRGGIFHHILHHFLPFSANHMKEKKVDGDWRQKLATRASQFLVASCVRSNEARRRVFTEISSVFNDFVNSSNGSRPPDVNSHAFIDLLNDVLAARSPTGAYISAEASATFIDVGLVQSLTRTLQVLDLDHADSPKVVTALVKALEAVTKEHVNSADPSSGKGENGNKPPELNQTGRADNGGNRFQSLETSSQPDHSEAVVDQIDHFSTVQASGSSESLTDDMEHDRDTDGGFATGAEDHFMHDNSEEAGGIENGIDSVGIRFDIPHNVQDNIGDEDDDEEMSGDDGDEGDEDEDEDDEEHNDLEEDEVQHMSHGDTDQDDHEIDEDEFDEDVLEEDDEDDEDDGVILRLEEGINGINVFDHIEVFGRGNSFPNDTLHVMPVEVFGSRRQGRTTSIYNLLGRSADHGAPSQHPLLMEPPPALHPDPPRQSESSADTVFSDRNLDNSSSRLDTIFRSLRNGRHGHRFNMWADDSQQRGGSSATVIPQGLEELLVSQLRRPTPEKPSDQNTTTAEPPVKVEASHLQESEIGVRADTPAETIVNNGSISAPLSGSTEVDGGGISDGRQAENDFHGREASSPYTQAVDMQYERTDAVVRDVEAVSQESSGSGATLGESLRSLEVEIGSADGHDDGGERQNSADRLPLGDLQATRIRRANVSVGNANPVSSRDASLQSVAEVSENPGQEADQSGAGDEQRVNREAESGSIDPAFLDALPEDLRAEVLSAQQGQAARPSNDQPQSAGDIDPEFLAALPPDIRAEVLAQQQAQRLQQSQELEGQPVEMDAVSIIATFPSDLREEVLLTSSDAILANLTPALVAEANMLRERFAHRYHSRTLFGVYPRNRRGESSRRSEAIGASLDRAGGGIASRRSIGGKLLEADGAPLVDMEALKAMIRLLRVVQPLYKGQLQRLLLNLCAHHETRTTLVQILMDMLMLDMRRTVDHLNSAGEPSYRLYACQTNVMYSRPQYLDGVPPLLSRRILETLTYLARNHPSVAKLLLQLELPQPQVTESESSDRAHGKAVMVEEETGSKQNQKGDVSIVFLLCLLNQPLYLRSIAHLEQLLNLLDIVIDNAENNSSLSNKSGISPVEPTSGSQMQNAAINVDSGGASSVGDVKSSKIDECLKPSASGTNNERDTQAVLLSLPQAELRLLCSLLAREGLSDNAYVLVAEVLRKLVAIAPSHCHLFITELADSVKQLSRSAMDELHIFGEAEKALLSTTSTSGTAILRVLQALRSLVSYLHEKEKDQQSPSERGHSDALSQVWEINAALEPLWLELSTCINKIESYSDSVTDLSTSSRTVTSPTAGVMPPLPAGAQNILPYIESFFVTCEKLHPAHPGTGHDLSIAVTSDVEDATSSAAQQKTPSGSIAKVDEKNTAFFKFSEKHRKLLNAFIRQNPGLLEKFSLMLKVPRFIDFDNKRAHFRSKIKHQHDHHHSPLRISVRRAYILEDSYNQLRMRSAQDLKGRLTVHFQGEEGIDAGGLTREWYQLLSRVIFDKGALLFTTVGNESTFQPNPNSVYQTEHLSYFKFVGRVVGKALFDSQLLDVHFTRSFYKHILGVKVTYHDIEAIDPDYFRNLKWMLENDTSDVLDLTFSMDADEEKLILYERAEVTDYELIPGGRNIRVTEENKHEYVGLVAEHRLTTAIRPQINAFLEGFNELIPRDLVSIFNDKELELLISGLPDIDLDDLRANTEYSGYSAASPVIQWFWEVVQGFSKEDKARLLQFVSGTSKVPLEGFSALQGISGSQRFQIHKAYGSPDHLPSAHTCFNQLDLPEYPSKQHLEERLLLAIHEANEGFGFG, from the exons ATGGCAACCCTAAGATCGAGCCTGCCGTTGCGGTTGCGGCATCTCTTGACCGGGGAAGGAGCCGTCGGTCCCTCTCTCAAACTGGAGTCTGAACCT CCTCCTAAAGTCAAAGCATTTATTGACAAGGTGATCAAGAGTCCATTGAATGATATAGAAATACCCCTTTCAGGTTTTCGTTGGGAGTACAATAAG GGAAATTTCCACCATTGGAGACCGCTTTTTCTACATTTTGATACATATTTCAAGACGTACATTTCTTGTAGGAAAGATCTTCTCTTGTCAGATAACATTTCAGAGGATGCCAACTTCCCGAAGCAAGCTGTCTTACAAATTCTAAGAGTGATGCAAATAATATTGGAGAATTGCCATAATAAGAGTTCATTCGATGGCCTGGAG CATTTCAAGCTCCTATTGATGTCCACAGATCCTGAGATTCTCATTGCTACATTAGAAACCCTTGCTGCTTTAGTGAAAATTAATCCTTCCAAGCTACATGTGAGTGGGAAATTGATTGGATGTGGCGCAGTAAACAGTTGTCTGCTGTCTCTAGCACAGGGATGGGGGAGCAAAGAAGAAGGCTTGGGTTTGTTTTCATGTGTCATGGCTAATGAAAGAAACCCAGATGAAGGGCTGTCTTTGTTCCCCTCTGATGTAAAGAATGAATATGACAAGTCTCACTATCGGTTAGGTTCGACcctttattttgaatttcatgGGGTCGATTCCCGGAATGTTGAGGGAAGTAGTTCCAGAACAATACCTTCCAACTTACATGTTGTACACATCCCAGACCTGCATCTTCGGACTGGGGATGATCTATCACTTCTGAAACATTGCATTGAGCAATATGATGTACCTCAAGATCATAGGTTCTCATTGCTGACGAGAATTAGATATGCTCGTGCCTTCTGCTCTCCAAAAACCTGCAGGCTGTACATCAGAATTTGCCTTCTCGCTTTCATTGTGCTTGTTCAGTCCAGTGATGCTCATGATgaacttgtttcttttttctccaatGAGCCAGAATACACAAATGAGTTAATTAGGATTGTGCGTTCTGAAGAATCTATTCCTGGAAGCATTAGAACACTTGCAATGCTTGCACTTAGTGCACAATTGGCTGCATATTCATCATCTCATGAGCGAGCACGTGTGTTGAGTGGATCAAGCATCATTTCTGCTGGGGGGAACCGTATGATTCTGCTGAATGTGCTCCAGAAGGCAGTCTTGGCACTGAATGGTTCTAGTGATCcatcttctctttcatttgttgAAGCTCTTCTCCAGTTTTATCTGCTTCAtgtgatatcttcttcaagttcTGGAAGTGCAATTAGGGGATCAGGAATGGTTCCAACGCTCTTACCTCTGCTACAGGATGTTAATTCAGCCCATATGCATCTTGTCTGCTTTGCCATAAAAACCCTGCAGAAACTCATGGATTACAGTAATGTGGCTGTTACACTATTCAAGGATCTTGGGGGAGTGGAAGTTTTGGCTCAGAGATTACAGACAGAAGTTCATAGAGTTATTGGTCTGGCTGGTGCAGATGACAATTCAATGGTCATTGGAGACCAATCAAGATACGATGATGATCAGTTATACTCCCAGAAGCGGCTCATCAAGGCTTTATTGAAGGCACTTGGGTCTGCCACCTATGCCCCTGCGAATTCTTCAAGGCCCCAGAACACCCATGATAATTCCTTACCTGCCTCTTTGTCATTGATATTTGGCAATGTAGAGAAGTTTGGTGGTGATATATATTTCTCTGCAGTGACTGTTATGAGTGAGATTATCCACAAAGACCCTACTTGTTTTTCAtctttgcatgaattgggtctTCCAGATGCATTTCTATCATCAGTGGTGGCTGGAAtcctcccttcttcaaaagcTATTTCATGTGTTCCCAGTGGTCTTGGTGCCATTTGTCTCAATGCTAAAGGCTTAGAGGCAGTTAAGGAAACCACAGCATTACGCTTCCTTGTAGACATTTTTACCTGTAGAAAGTACGTGGTGGCAATGAATGAAGGTGTTGTCCCTTTGGCCAATGGTGTGGAGGAGCTTCTGCGACATGTATCCTCATTGAGAAGCACTGGTGTAGATATAATCATTGAAATTATTGATAAACTAGCTTCCATGGGTGACGATGCATGCTTGGGGTCATCAGGGAAAGTGGATATTAGCACTGCGATGGAAACTGATTCCGAGGACAGAGAGCAGGAGGGGCGTGGTTGTATGGTTAGTGCTATGGATGTGGCAGCTGATGGCATCAGTAATGAGCGTCTTGTTCAACTTTGTATCTTTCATGTGATGGTACTGGTTCACAGATTAATGGAAAGTTCTGAAACTTCAAGGTTGTTTGTGGAAAAGAAGGGTATTGAAGCTTTAATGAAGCTCCTGTTGCGGCCTAGCATTGCACAATCATCTGAAGGGATGTCAGTTGCTTTGCATAGCACAATTGTATTTAAGGGTTTCAATCAGCATCACTCTGCTGTACTGGCATCCGccttttgttcttctttaaGGGATCACTTGAAGAAAACTTTAGATGGATTCAGTTCAGTGACGGGTTCATTTTTGCTGGATCCGAGGATTACACCAGATAAAGGAATCTTTTCCTCACTTTTTGTTGTTGAGTTCCTTTTATTTCTTGCTGCCTCTAAAGATAACCGTTGGGTGACTGCATTGCTTACAGAATTTGGAAATGGTAGTAAGGATGTCTTGGAAGACATTGGGCGTATGCACCGGGAAGTTCTATGGCAGGTTGCTCTCCTTGAAAATGCTAAGTTGGATCTTGAGGATAAAGGTTCtggttctagttctagttctagttcagAGCCACCGAAATCCAACACGAACACTGGTGAAGCTGAAGAGCAAAGGTTCAACTCATTTAGGCAGTTTCTTGATCCATTGCTGAGACGAAGGATGTCAGGATGGAGTGTTGAATCTCAGTTTTTTGATCTTATAAGCCTGTACCGTGATCTTGGTCGTGCTGCTGGAGTTCAGCAGAGACTTCTTCTGGATGGTCCGTCAAACCCAAGGCTGGGATCCAGTCAGCAGTTGCATCGTTCTGGTTCTTCTGATGTTTCAGGGACTATAAGCTCAATGGAAGGCGATACCCAGAGAACCTACTATTCATCCTGCTGTGATATGATGAGGTCACTTGCTTTTCACATCAGCCATCTGTTTTTGGAGTTGGGGAAAGTCATGTTGCTTCCTTCACGTCGACGGGATGATTCTCTAAATGTGTCCCCAGCAGCAAAATCTGTGGTTTCTACTTTTGCCTCCGTTATATTGGACCATTTGAATTTTGGGGGGCATGCGGATCCTTCTGGTCCAGCAGCTTCTATATCATCAAAGTGTCGGTACCTTGGTAAGGTCGTCGAATTCATTGACAGCATTCTACTGGAGAGACCTGATTCCTGCAATCCTATATTACTGAATTGTTTTTATGGGCATGAAGTTGTTCAAACAGTCTTGACCACTTTTGAAGCTACCAGTCAATTGCTTTTTGCTGTTAATAGAGTGCCTGCATCTCCTATGGACACAGATGATGGGAGTTTGAAGCAAGGtgagaaagaagaaacagatTATTCATGGATATACGGCCCCTTGGCTAGCTATGGTACGCTGATGGACCACCTAGTGACCTCATCCTTTATTATCTCTCCTTTTACAAAACATATGCTTGCCCAGCCTCTGACAAATGGAAATGTTCCTTTTCCTCGGGATGCTGAGGCATTCGTAAAGGTTCTTCAGTCTATGGTACTGAAGGCGGTGCTTCCGATTTGGACTCATCCTCAATTTACTGAATGTAGTTTCGAGTTTATAACAACAATTATATCTATCATGCGGCATATCTATTCTGGAGTTGAagtgaaaaatataattaacaCTGGAGCCCGTATGGCAGGCCCTCCTCCAAATGAATCTACTATTTCTACGATTGTGGAGATGGGCTTTTCCAGGTCTAGGGCTGAAGAAGCTCTGAGGCAAGTGGGAACCAATAGTGTAGAGATGGCAATGGAGTGGCTATTTTCACATCCAGAGGAAGCCCCAGAAGATGATGAACTTGCTCGTGCTCTCGCTATGTCTCTAGGTAACTCTGGGACATCCCAGAAGGACGATGTTGATGGAAATGCAAGTAATGTGGCtcaggaagaagaaatggttcAGCTTCCCCCTATTGATGATTTGTTAGCAACATGTACCAGGCTTTTGCAGATGAAGGAACCACTAGCTTTTCCAGTTCGGGACCTGCTTGTGATGTTATGCTCCCAACATGATGGTCAATACAGGTCAAAAGTTATTTCCTTCGTCATTGAACATGTTAAGCTTTGCAGTACAATTTTGGATAGTGGAAACAGTGCCATGCTGTCTGCTCTATTTCATGTTCTTGCATTGGTTCTTCATGAAGACACAGCTGCCCGAGAAGCCGCGTCTCAAAATGGGCTGGTTAAGATTGTTTCAGATTTGCTCGCTCAGTGGGATCTTTGCATGTTTGTTGGGCACAAAGTCCTAGTTCCAAAGTGGGTGACCACAGCTTTTCTTGCACTAGATAGACTGCTGCAGGTGGATCCAAAGCTAAATTCAGATATCTCAGAGCAGTTGAAAAAAGATGATGATGTTAGTAGCCTCGAGGCTGCTGTCACCATTGATGGGGATAAGCAGAACAATTTGCAAGCCACCTTGGGCTCACCTTTGCGATATATAGATGAGCATGATCAGAAGCGACTTATTGAGATTGCCTGTAGATGTATAAGGAATCGGCTACCTTCTGAGACTATGCATGTTGTCCTTCAGTTATGTGCTACGCTTACAAGAACTCattctgttgctgttgctttTCTTGATGCTGGTGGTTTGCCATCTCTATTGTCTTTGCCAACAACTAGTCTGTTTTCTGGATTTGACAATGTTGCTGCTACTATAGTCCGTCATATTCTTGAAGATCCTCAGACTCTACAACAAGCAATGGAATCTGAGATCAGGCACAGCCTTGTGGCTGCCACAAATAGACACTCTAATGGAAGGCTTACTCCACGTAATTTCCTTATAAATTTGGCCTCTGTCATCTCTAGAGATCCAGTAGTTTTCATGCAAGCTGCTCAGTCCGTATGTCAAGTTGAAATGGTTGGTGAAAGGCCATATATTATACTGTTAAAAGATCGTGAAAAAGACAAGtccaaggagaaagagaaggagaaggcgTCAGAGAAAGACAAGCAGCAGCTTGCTGATGGGAAGACCTCTTTGGGTGATGCAAGCTTGATGACTCCTGTGAATGTACAAGGCAAACTGCTAGATTCAAGTTCCAAGAGTATCAGAGTCCATCGGAAATCTCCTCAAAGCTTTATAAGTGTAATTGAGCTTCTGTTACATTCGGTGATAACTTATGTTCCCACACAGAAAGATGATGGTGTGGTTGATGGACCGTCGATAGTGGACATGGACATTGATGATGCTGTGAATAAGAGCAAAGGGAAAGCCGTTGCAACTCTTTCTGAGGAGAATAAAACCAATAACCAGGAAGAATCTGCATCTCTTGCAAAGACTGTATTCTTTTTAAAGCTGTTGACTGAGATACTACTGACATATGCGTCATCTGTTCATATCCTTCTCCGAAGAGATGCTGAGGTCAGTAGCTATAGACTTCCTAACCAGAGGGGCATTAGTGGGAACTACCGTGGTGGAATATTTCATCATATCCTTCACCACTTCCTTCCATTCTCTGCCAATCatatgaaggaaaagaaagtaGATGGTGATTGGAGGCAGAAACTGGCAACAAGGGCCAGTCAGTTTTTAGTTGCATCTTGTGTTCGCTCAAATGAGGCACGTAGAAGGGTTTTTACTGAGATAAGTAGTGTCTTCAATGACTTTGTCAATTCATCCAATGGTTCCAGGCCTCCTGATGTCAATAGTCATGCTTTTATTGATCTGCTCAATGATGTTCTAGCTGCTCGATCACCAACTGGTGCCTATATTTCAGCCGAAGCCTCGGCAACTTTTATAGATGTTGGATTGGTTCAGTCACTGACTCGTACACTTCAAGTTTTGGACCTAGATCATGCAGATTCTCCTAAAGTTGTTACTGCACTAGTCAAGGCTCTGGAGGCAGTTACAAAAGAACATGTCAATTCTGCCGATCCTAGTTCTGGAAAGGGTGAGAATGGTAATAAGCCTCCTGAACTGAACCAAACTGGAAGAGCCGATAATGGGGGCAACAGGTTCCAGTCTTTGGAAACTTCTTCCCAACCTGATCATAGTGAAGCAGTTGTTGACCAAATTGACCATTTTAGCACAGTTCAAGCCTCTGGCAGCTCAGAGTCACTTACAGATGATATGGAGCATGATCGGGACACAGATGGTGGTTTTGCTACTGGAGCTGAAGATCATTTTATGCATGACAATTCTGAGGAAGCTGGGGGTATTGAAAATGGAATAGATTCTGTGGGGATAAGATTTGATATCCCTCACAATGTGCAAGATAATATtggtgatgaagatgatgacgaAGAGATGTCTGGGGATGATGGAGATGAaggtgatgaagatgaagatgaagacgaTGAGGAGCATAATGATTTGGAGGAGGATGAAGTTCAGCATATGTCGCATGGGGACACAGATCAGGATGATCATGAgattgatgaagatgagttTGATGAAGATGTGTTggaggaagatgatgaagatgatgaggatgatggAGTCATTCTGAGGCTGGAGGAGGGCATCAATGGAATAAATGTTTTTGATCACATTGAAGTTTTTGGCAGAGGAAATAGTTTTCCTAATGATACTCTCCATGTGATGCCTGTTGAAGTTTTTGGATCAAGGCGCCAAGGACGCACGACATCCATATACAATCTTCTAGGAAGATCTGCAGACCATGGTGCACCTTCTCAGCATCCCCTTCTGATGGAGCCTCCTCCTGCACTGCATCCAGATCCTCCAAGACAATCAG AGAGTTCAGCTGATACGGTGTTCTCTGATAGAAACTTGGACAACTCATCATCACGGTTAGACACTATTTTCCGGTCACTAAGGAATGGACGGCATGGACATCGTTTTAATATGTGGGCTGATGATAGCCAGCAGCGTGGTGGATCAAGCGCAACTGTAATACCACAGGGCCTGGAGGAGTTGCTTGTCTCCCAGTTGAGACGGCCAACACCTGAAAAACCTTCAGATCAGAACACAACTACAGCGGAACCTCCAGTTAAAGTGGAGGCAAGTCATTTGCAAGAATCTGAAATAGGGGTAAGGGCTGACACACCTGCAGAGACCATCGTGAACAATGGAAGTATTTCTGCTCCACTATCTGGTTCCACAGAAGTGGATGGCGGAGGAATTTCTGATGGTAGACAAGCAGAAAATGATTTTCATGGAAGGGAAGCATCAAGTCCATATACTCAAGCTGTTGACATGCAGTATGAGCGTACTGATGCAGTCGTACGGGATGTTGAAGCTGTGAGCCAAGAAAGCAGCGGAAGTGGTGCGACTCTGGGGGAAAGCCTTCGAAGCTTGGAGGTGGAAATTGGAAGTGCTGATGGCCATGATGATGGGGGAGAAAGGCAAAATTCTGCAGATAGACTGCCGTTGGGTGATCTCCAGGCGACTCGAATTAGAAGAGCAAATGTGTCAGTGGGAAATGCCAATCCAGTAAGCAGCCGAGATGCATCTCTTCAGAGTGTTGCTGAAGTTTCAGAAAATCCTGGCCAAGAAGCAGATCAGAGTGGTGCTGGTGATGAACAGCGGGTCAATCGGGAAGCTGAGTCTGGATCAATTGATCCTGCTTTCCTGGATGCACTTCCTGAGGATTTGCGTGCTGAGGTTCTTTCAGCTCAACAGGGTCAAGCAGCACGGCCTTCAAATGATCAACCTCAATCTGCTGGAGATATTGATCCTGAATTCCTTGCAGCTCTTCCCCCAGATATCCGTGCGGAAGTTCTAGCACAACAGCAAGCTCAGAGACTACAGCAATCCCAGGAATTGGAGGGGCAACCGGTTGAAATGGATGCTGTCTCAATAATTGCTACGTTCCCTTCAGATTTACGAGAAGAG GTGCTGTTGACATCCTCGGATGCTATTCTGGCCAATTTAACACCGGCCCTTGTAGCAGAGGCAAACATGTTGCGTGAAAGGTTCGCACATCGGTACCATAGTCGTACTCTTTTTGGTGTATACCCTAGAAATCGGAGGGGTGAATCTTCCAGACGCAGTGAAGCTATTGGAGCCTCTCTGGACAGAGCTGGAGGGGGAATTGCTTCGCGTAGATCAATTGGAGGGAAATTGCTTGAAGCTGATGGTGCTCCTTTGGTGGATATGGAGGCTCTGAAAGCCATGATTCGGTTGCTTCGTGTGGTTCAA CCACTGTATAAGGGCCAGTTACAGAGGCTTCTCCTGAATCTGTGTGCTCACCATGAGACAAGGACCACTCTGGTGCAAATTCTGATGGATATGCTGATGCTCGATATGCGGCGGACTGTCGATCATTTGAACAGTGCTGGAGAGCCATCATATCGCCTTTATGCTTGCCAGACTAATGTTATGTATTCTCGACCACAATATTTGGATG GTGTCCCTCCCCTGTTGTCTCGGCGCATTCTGGAAACTCTGACATACTTAGCGCGGAACCATCCTTCTGTTGCAAAGCTTTTGCTTCAGCTTGAGCTTCCACAGCCACAGGTTACCGAGTCAGAGAGCTCTGATCGGGCACATGGAAAAGCTGTGATGGTTGAGGAAGAAACTGGAAGCAAGCAAAATCAGAAGGGAGATGTCTCCATTGTCTTTCTTCTATGCCTCTTGAATCAACCTCTTTATTTGAGAAGCATTGCCCATCTTGAACAG TTGCTAAATCTTTTGGACATAGTCATTGATAATGCTGAAAACAACTCCAGCTTATCCAATAAGTCTGGGATATCACCAGTGGAGCCAACATCTGGTTCTCAGATGCAAAATGCTGCGATAAATGTTGACAGTGGTGGTGCTTCTTCTGTTGGTGATGTCAAGTCATCCAAGATTGATGAATGCCTCAAACCCTCAGCTTCTGGTACAAATAATGAACGTGATACTCAAGCTGTACTACTCAGCCTACCACAAGCAGAACTTAGACTTCTATGCTCTTTGCTTGCACGGGAGGG CTTGTCAGATAATGCTTATGTTCTTGTTGCTGAGGTATTGAGGAAGTTGGTGGCTATTGCTCCATCTCACTGTCATCTATTTATTACCGAGCTAGCTGATTCTGTCAAACAATTAAGTAGATCTGCAATGGATGAGTTGCATATATTTGGAGAAGCAGAAAAAGCACTTCTGAGTACAACTTCTACTAGTGGGACTGCAATCCTGAGGGTTCTCCAAGCATTGCGTTCTCTTGTTTCATACCTACATGAGAAAGAGAAGGATCAACAATCTCCCTCTGAAAGGGGGCACAGTGATGCTCTCTCTCAAGTATGGGAAATTAATGCTGCCTTGGAGCCATTGTGGCTGGAGTTGAGCACTTGCATAAACAAAATAGAGAGTTATTCAGATTCGGTGACTGATTTGTCCACATCATCTAGAACAGTCACATCCCCAACTGCTGGTGTAATGCCTCCACTTCCAGCGGGTGCCCAGAACATCTTGCCATATATAGAATCTTTCTTTGTGACCTGTGAGAAGCTACATCCTGCACATCCTGGTACTGGTCATGATCTCAGCATTGCTGTGACTTCTGATGTTGAAGATGCTACCTCATCTGCTGCCCAACAGAAGACTCCTTCAGGCTCTATTGCAAAAGTTGATGAAAAGAACACTGCTTTCTTCAAGTTCTCAGAAAAGCATAGGAAGCTATTAAATGCTTTCATCAGGCAGAACCCTGGGTTGCTCGAGAAGTTCTCTCTCATGCTGAAGGTTCCGCGCTTTATTGATTTTGATAATAAACGTGCTCACTTCCGATCTAAGATAAAGCATCAGCATGATCATCATCATAGTCCTTTGAGAATATCAGTGAGAAGAGCATACATTCTTGAAGATTCATATAATCAACTGCGCATGCGTTCTGCTCAAGACTTGAAGGGGAGGTTAACTGTTCATTTTCAAGGGGAGGAAGGTATTGATGCTGGTGGACTAACAAGGGAATGGTATCAGTTGTTGTCCAGGGTTATATTTGACAAGGGAGCACTACTTTTTACGACAGTGGGCAACGAATCAACATTTCAGCCAAATCCTAACTCTGTCTACCAAACGGAGCATCTCTCATATTTCAAGTTTGTCGGGCGAGTG GTTGGAAAAGCACTGTTTGATAGTCAACTTCTGGATGTCCATTTCACTCGATCTTTCTACAAGCATATCCTGGGGGTTAAAGTTACATATCATGACATCGAGGCTATAGATCCTGATTACTTCAGAAACCTAAAGTGGATGCTTGAG AATGATACAAGTGATGTTTTAGACCTTACCTTCAGCATGGATGCTGATGAGGAGAAATTGATATTGTATGAAAGGGCAGAG GTCACTGACTATGAGCTGATCCCCGGTGGCCGGAATATTCGAGTTACTGAGGAGAATAAGCATGAGTATGTTGGTCTAGTTGCTGAACATCGGTTGACAACAGCTATTCGTCCTCAAATAAATGCATTTTTGGAAGGTTTCAATGAGCTGATACCTCGGGATTTGGTATCAATCTTTAATGATAAAGAACTGGAATTGTTGATAAGTGGGCTTCCAGATATTGATT tGGATGACCTAAGAGCAAATACCGAGTATTCTGGATACAGTGCTGCATCTCCTGTTATTCAATGGTTTTGGGAGGTGGTTCAAGGTTTCAGCAAGGAGGATAAGGCTCGTCTTCTACAGTTCGTGTCTGGCACCTCAAAG GTGCCATTAGAAGGTTTCAGTGCACTTCAAGGAATTTCAGGCTCGCaaagatttcaaattcataAAGCTTATGGGAGCCCTGACCACTTGCCTTCTGCTCATACATG TTTCAACCAGTTAGACCTACCGGAGTATCCATCTAAACAACATCTAGAGGAGAGACTGCTTCTAGCAATCCACGAAGCCAACgaagggtttgggtttggttga